The Rhinoraja longicauda isolate Sanriku21f chromosome 15, sRhiLon1.1, whole genome shotgun sequence genome includes a region encoding these proteins:
- the LOC144600738 gene encoding transforming growth factor beta activator LRRC32-like — protein sequence MTEQADVEVQGYTGEGHSVVLCAWVLATSHGLTNRNTVTQPWSSQGWTPTSRGPRLMEPGSVEPAPGALVGAMEASGEDPAVIVERAVRQGYVEVIVQICHCLVVVRGGDMNLWLLLWFMAATCLRITGTNDPSTQLSVCRKRKGHDVSCQNRNLTGVPELTLPAIRKLDLSHNSIGALTEESLLALGSLRHLDVSYNQLKTIAPGALGHLNKLRELNLSNNLLTRNFSSGNGTFSLLRALKILHLSENYWDSDTVAQQLKDLSSLEELHLSGNLLMKLTADTLCGMQSLKHIALERNYITEISAGTFECLADLGELNLAMNSLSCISDFHLSKLKVLNMSRNGLEFFMTNVSDEEYQLRELDLSHNRLFHFPLLPKVHHIKRLHLSGNLLISVAAEPLNNASDWEVRNRYDEMKEINKIYNDNAHSTVSEVIFLDLSNNALVDISHDFLNKFSSLRHLNLSGNCFQNFSIEGEDEFNLLLSLDLSDNKLANISLPADNLNFLQSLRYLYLQNNSIQLLPSRLFEVLPRIERVNLANNNVRLCNMGNKTRGIRKIGTSCVSFYGIPTLQHLKLDGNNITHLAPFTFYQTPLTYLDLSRNQYLDVPDQALKGLEHSLKYLSLRWNLIQTSKVTLTCLNHLRDLDLSYNQLDILPLGVGCAPLKSLDIRGNNFQFLQDKVIRNVSQTLETLYLSGNHFNCCALTWLELLNGTQVEIPDVANAHCSYPSGNDSTTVTLLHDYTGGCADESITKPSPLLLIISALASLLVIGSVITLVVRECCRLCLPTEVESSETDTAPVKLNIEHPKEGITLSVIKIDT from the exons ATGACGGAGCAGGCAGATGTGGAGGTGCAGGGTTACACTGGGGAGGGTCACAGTGTTGTCCTGTGTGCATGGGTCCTGGCTACCTCCCATGGGCTGACCAACAG AAATACAGTCACACAGCCGTGGAGTAGCCAGGGCTGGACCCCAACAAGTCGGGGCCCGCGGCTGATggagcctgggtctgtggagcccgcgcCTGGGGCTCTGGTTGGCGCCATGgaggcgtccggagaggacccggcggTGATAGTAGAGAGGGCGGTGCGGCAG GGATATGTGGAAGTCATTGTGCAGATATGTCATTGTCTTGTTGTTGTCCGGGGCGGAGACATGAACCTTTGGCTGTTACTGTGGTTTATGGCAGCGACCTGCCTTCGAATAACTGGCACCAATGATCCCAGCACTCAGCTCAGTGTCTGCCGTAAG CGGAAAGGCCATGACGTGTCCTGTCAAAACCGAAATCTGACTGGGGTGCCTGAACTTACACTGCCGGCTATTAGGAAGCTAGATTTATCGCATAATTCCATCGGAGCTCTGACTGAGGAATCACTGCTGGCCCTTGGTTCACTGCGGCATCTGGATGTCAGCTATAACCAGCTGAAGACCATAGCACCAGGCGCTCTGGGACACCTGAATAAACTGAGAGAGCTCAATTTGTCAAACAACCTCCTGACCAGAAACTTTTCATCGGGGAACGGAACGTTCAGCCTGTTGCGGGCACTGAAAATATTACATCTGTCGGAGAACTACTGGGATAGTGACACTGTGGCTCAGCAACTGAAGGACCTGTCTTCACTGGAGGAATTGCATCTGTCTGGTAACTTGCTGATGAAGCTGACAGCCGACACGCTTTGCGGAATGCAGTCTTTAAAACACATCGCCCTGGAAAGAAATTATATCACAGAAATATCAGCGGGCACCTTTGAATGTTTGGCAGACTTGGGTGAATTGAATTTAGCCATGAATTCCCTTTCCTGCATTTCTGATTTCCATCTTTCTAAACTAAAGGTGTTGAACATGAGCAGAAATGGTCTTGAATTCTTCATGACCAACGTGAGTGATGAGGAATACCAGCTCCGAGAGCTCGACCTGAGTCACAACAGGTTGTTTCATTTTCCACTCCTTCCGAAGGTGCATCACATTAAACGTCTGCATTTGTCTGGTAATTTGTTGATCAGTGTTGCAGCAGAACCATTGAACAACGCCAGTGATTGGGAAGTCAGAAACAGATATGACGAAATGAAGGAGATAAACAAGATATACAATGACAATGCCCACTCGACTGTATCTGAAGTGATATTTTTGGATTTAAGCAACAATGCATTGGTAGATATTTCACATGACTTTCTTAATAAATTTAGTTCGCTTCGACACCTGAATCTCAGTGGGAACTGTTTTCAGAATTTTAGTATCGAAGGTGAAGATGAATTCAATTTGCTGTTATCCCTGGATCtgagtgacaataaactggccaACATATCTCTTCCTGCGGATAACCTGAATTTCCTCCAGTCCTTAAGGTACTTGTACCTTCAAAACAATTCCATTCAGCTGTTACCCTCCCGACTTTTTGAAGTTTTGCCGAGAATAGAAAGAGTAAATCTTGCCAACAACAATGTAAGACTTTGCAATATGGGAAATAAAACTCGGGGGATTCGCAAGATCGGAACCAGCTGTGTGTCATTTTATGGAATCCCTACCCTTCAGCACCTCAAGCTGGATGGAAATAATATCACACACCTGGCACCATTCACATTCTACCAGACTCCTTTGACATATTTGGATCTTTCAAGAAATCAATACCTCGATGTACCTGATCAGGCTTTGAAAGGTTTAGAACACTCCTTGAAATACCTTTCTTTAAGGTGGAATTTGATCCAAACCTCCAAGGTAACTTTGACCTGCCTGAATCATCTCAGAGACCTAGATCTATCGTACAATCAGTTGGACATTTTACCACTGGGTGTTGGATGTGCTCCACTGAAAAGCCTTGATATTCGAGGCAACAACTTTCAGTTTCTTCAAGACAAGGTCATTAGAAATGTGTCTCAAACTCTTGAAACGCTGTACCTGAGTGGAAACCATTTCAACTGTTGCGCGCTGACCTGGCTGGAGTTATTAAATGGTACTCAGGTTGAAATACCTGATGTGGCGAATGCTCATTGTTCTTACCCGAGTGGGAACGATTCTACAACAGTCACGTTATTGCACGATTACACGGGGGGATGTGCTGATGAAAGCATCACCAAACCCAGTCCACTTCTGCTTATAATATCTGCACTGGCCTCGCTGCTGGTCATTGGATCTGTGATAACATTAGTAGTTAGAGAGTGCTGTAGGCTGTGTCTGCCGACGGAGGTGGAGAGTTCAGAGACAGACACAGCTCCAGTTAAACTAAACATCGAACACCCGAAAGAAGGAATAACTCTGAGTGTCATTAAAATAGACACTTGA